From the Cryptomeria japonica chromosome 2, Sugi_1.0, whole genome shotgun sequence genome, one window contains:
- the LOC131038048 gene encoding protein DESIGUAL 2: MWTKMSKSGTVICSLVGLLGLIAAILGFVAEAKHVRAGEVKMTSSGRCLYPRSPALALGITAAVALLLAQIIVNSVVGCICCLYGNRYPPSSNRTIAVICLVVSWITFAIAFILLMAGAALNDKHNADIRTFGDYCYVVKSGVFAGGAVLALATVTLGIIYFITASAAKSSSECGPQNIAMAQPQYGRSTMQPVFVPEQHPQYGQYSQYSRGSQQPPGPSDNFQRATWR, translated from the exons ATGTGGACGAAGATGAGCAAGTCAGGAACAGTAATCTGTTCACTGGTGGGATTGTTGGGGTTGATAGCTGCTATTTTGGGCTTCGTTGCAGAGGCCAAGCATGTCCGG GCTGGGGAAGTTAAAATGACATCAAGTGGGAGGTGCTTATATCCCAGAAGTCCTGCTCTAGCATTGGGCATAACTGCTGCGGTTGCCCTACTTTTGGCTCAAATTATTGTAAATTCTGTAGTTGGTTGCATTTGTTGTTTATATGGTAATCGTTATCCTCCAAGCTCCAACAGGACAATTGCTGTCATCTGCCTTGTTGTTTCATG GATTACTTTTGCAATTGCATTTATTTTGCTTATGGCTGGGGCTGCTCTTAATGACAAACACAATGCAGATATAAGGACCTTTGGTGATTATTGCTATGTTGTAAAGTCGGGGGTGTTTGCAGGAGGGGCAGTTCTAGCCTTGGCTACTGTAACTCTTGGCATTATCTACTTTATTACAGCGTCTGCTGCAAAGAGCTCTTCTGAATGTGGTCCTCAGAATATTGCTATGGCCCAACCACAGTATGGACGGTCCACTATGCAACCTGTTTTTGTGCCTGAACAACACCCTCAATATGGTCAGTATTCTCAATACTCTCGTGGATCCCAGCAGCCTCCAGGACCATCAGACAATTTCCAAAGGGCAACCTGGAGATAA